atatataagctTTACATGGTTCCCCCTCCCTAGTAGTAGACTATGCATGTCTCATGTTGACGGACATGAAATGGTTGAAGGAGCATCTTGGGTTGAGAAAGGATGGATGGGCAGTAGAGCATACAAATGAGATATAATAATAATTGAAATAACGATGAGTCCTAGGGAATAGATGATTAAGATTGGGTTAATACATTCCTaatcatatatatattttaaataatttatagaTTGAAATTATATATCGATAAGATATTATGTGCTATGATTTACGACGTTTAGAAAATAATAGTAGTGTATGCTTAATTAATCATTAAAAAtatattgtgtaatttattgacaTTCACTTTCATATTTAAGTGAAAAAAGTTTTGTTCAATAAAATGTTCAAACATTCGTACAAGTTTAATGCATGACAAAGGCTGATAATTGATTAATATGTGTAAGGAGTTAGAAAAGTGTTGTTTTAGACACTTTATATTATTATGCTTAATAAATATATCAAATTTGATGGTGATGACTAAAAACTTTTTGACAACTGTTTGATATTGATGTGTTAAGTTTTCCAAAGCACGAAATTAAAGTGAAACAACTACTCAATCCTCTTCCCCAAATAATACTATTTTTCCAAATAAAACTCAAAGTCTGATTCTTGGTTTTGACAAACCAATTAGGTTACAGCGGTAAAAGATTTTGAAGCGTTATTTGAGCCTGCAGGCTTCGACGTAGTTCAAAGATGGAATTATCAAAAATAAAGTTGAAAAACGTTGTTAATGGGCTACAACACAAAGTCCACAAGTAAACCATTCCTACAACAAACCTTAATTTCCTGGCAAGACAGAGAGAGGGCACATTATTCAAAGTCGTCCCGATTGTTTCATTCCAAATGTGCTGACTAAACCTCAGCCTGGAGAGGGTCTTGAAGTTTTGTTCAAGCAAATAAAGTAGAGGCTATAAGAGGAGAAGATATATCTTCTTGAGCTGTGCCTTTACATCGTTTGCCAGTAATACCAAGTATAACAAAATGCATGCCCTGTTAAGAATCTGTATTATTCTGCTTCTTTTTTTACGTCCCTGTAGATGCACAATGACTGATGAGGAAAGTCTTATAGATTTCAAGAATTCCATCACTTCCGATCCTCTAAATTTATTTGCCAATTGGGTCCCTACTATTCACTTTTGTAACTGGACTGGAGTTACTTGTGATCCAACAAGAAACAGAGTGCAATTGCTTGAGTTGGCAGATACGCAATTAGGGGGTTCCATCTCCCCTTCAATTGGTAATCTCTCATTCCTCACGCAACTTGATCTTCACAACAACACTCTTGCAGGCCGAATTCCACAAGAAATAGGGAGACTTCAAGGCCTAACGGTTCTTTTTCTTTCAATCAATCGATTAGAAGGCTCCATTCCAAAAATTTGACTTCATGCAAGGAGTTACAAGCATTGTTACTGGCTAAGAATCAATTTACTGGAGCGATTCCTGGAGAGTTGAGTCTGCTTAAAAATCTCCAAGTCCTTGTGCTTGGCTCCAACAATCTTTCTGGTAACATCCCTCCTTCCTTAGGAAATCTCTCTTACCTAGAAACATTGTATATGGGAGATCTCGACCTTGAAGGTCAGATTCCACCTGAATTGGGAATGCTCTCTAGCTTGACTTCCTTTCTTCTATTTCGGAGTCCCCGTTTAAAAGGCCTTATTCCCTCGTCAATCTCAAATATATCAGGCTTACTAGATTTGGCCCTTTACAAAAACCAGTTGACCGGTCCCATCCCACCAGAATTGGGCAGGCTCTCTCGCGCTGAAGTTGTACTTTTATGGCTGAAGAGGTAGTATTCCAGCCACATTCGCCAATTGTACACATCTGCGTAAGCTTGGTTTGGAGGAAAATCGTCTCAGTGGAGCAGTACCATCGGATCTGAGGAGGCTATCAAATCTTCAAAGACTGAGTTTGTCATCCAATCAACTTGTTAGCGGCAGTTCTGTGACCATCCCCATACTTGCAGCTCTCCACAATTGCACCAAGCTGAATATTCTATTGATTCATGACAATTATTTGAGCGGATACTTGCCAGAGCAGCTTCCGACAAATCTCTCTTGGTTATCAGTAGATGGTAATAGAATCACAGGAAGGATACCTTCATCTTTTGCAAACCTAACCAATTTGAGGGACCTTTATATGTCTTCCAATCTCCTTACAGGCCGCATCCCATCCTCTCTGAGAAGCCTTGGTAACTTGCAAAGACTTTTTCTGGACAACAACAAGCTAAAAGGAAGCATACCCCGTGAGATTGGCGAAATGAAAAGCCTTGGGGAGTTATCAGCCAGCCATAATATGCTTACTGGACAGATACCTGATACAATTGGTCGACTTCAACAGTTAACACATCTTGTACTTAACAACAACCAACTATCAGGGAATGTACCTGCAAGTTTGGGAAAATGTTACAATTTGCAATTGCTAGACCTCTCCAACAATCAATTGAGGGGACGCATACCCAATGAAGTGGCCAGTCTTCCTAATTTACAGTTTTGTTTAATTTGTCCATAAACTCATTGCAAGGTTCTCTGCCTCCGGGAATTGGAAAGATGATTCATGTTCAAGCTATTGATGTTTCAGCTAACAGGTTAGAAGGTCACATTCCAGCTACTCttggaagctgtgaagaacttgaATATCTGAGTCTTTCTTCAAATATATTGGAAGGCCCAATACCAGATTCTCTCAGCCAATTAAAAAGTCTTGTAAGTATGGATCTGTCTTCTAACAACCTCTCAGGTTTGATCCCCGTGTCTCTAAAGTCGTTGAATATGCTCCACTATTTGAATTTATCTTTCAATAACCTCAGTGGAGAGGTCCCAAAAGAAGGCATGTTTAAAAATTTGACAGCTGCATCATTTAAGGGAAATATGTTTCTCTGTGGAGAATGGATCCAGTTACCTTCATGCCTTGGGGTTCAGGACCACGGCAACAGAATTAGAATTTTTGCACCACTTGCTGGAACCATAACCTTCCTATTAGTTTGTTTATTG
The nucleotide sequence above comes from Cryptomeria japonica chromosome 11, Sugi_1.0, whole genome shotgun sequence. Encoded proteins:
- the LOC131860061 gene encoding putative leucine-rich repeat receptor-like serine/threonine-protein kinase At2g24130, with the translated sequence MGFKGFVIGSIGNGDSVVSAGTAGAIDVVAGFDAVATANGTSGGITGSFATFANCTHLRKLGLEENRLSGAVPSDLRRLSNLQRLSLSSNQLVSGSSVTIPILAALHNCTKLNILLIHDNYLSGYLPEQLPTNLSWLSVDGNRITGRIPSSFANLTNLRDLYMSSNLLTGRIPSSLRSLGNLQRLFLDNNKLKGSIPREIGEMKSLGELSASHNMLTGQIPDTIGRLQQLTHLVLNNNQLSGNVPASLGKCYNLQLLDLSNNQLRGRIPNEVASLPNLQFCLICP